From Anopheles funestus chromosome 3RL, idAnoFuneDA-416_04, whole genome shotgun sequence, a single genomic window includes:
- the LOC125772061 gene encoding alpha-tocopherol transfer protein-like produces the protein MTPKPLSLPCLEKSPEVYDDEYENPQGPETIDKTLETIREDPSIVKQNLAQLREWIAKHPHIRQCRTDARFLLRFLRARKHSFLGASQVLERYLAARIIHPAWFQRLDIHDPELADLTDIGFLYALKERTPDGCLVSLCDWGLLDPKRYTVDHSNRMHALLAEAYSEDALFQCAGAVAIFDLQHLQLAHHSIVSLSVLRQVAHYVNNAVPLRCQVIYAVNVPTGALWIVNGLLGFLNEKIRNRCSLFRNYDELAEKIDRNLLPKEYGGKEPISEHIRVFREQCERYRERMLTLDEMEIDLDHDEPYSRHAMLDDIEGGAVGSFRKLELD, from the exons ATGACACCTAAACCGTTGTCTTTACCGTGCCTGGAAAAGTCTCCAGAGGTCTACGATGATGAGTACGAAAATCCCCAAGGTCCTGAAACAATCGACAAAACGCTGGAAACAATTCGTGAGGATCCTTCAATTGTGAAACAAAATCTAGCTCAGCTGCGCGAGTGGATCGCAAAGCATCCACACATTCGGCAGTGCCGTACGGATGCTCGCTTTCTGTTGCGTTTTCTACGCGCTAGGAAACACTCCTTCCTCGGTGCATCGCAGGTGCTCGAGCGTTATTTAGCAGCTAGAATTATTCATCCAGCCTGGTTTCAACGCTTGGACATCCACGATCCGGAGCTGGCAGATCTAACCGATATCGGATTTCTGTACGCACTGAAGGAACGTACCCCAGACGGATGTCTAGTGAGTTTGTGCGACTGGGGATTGCTTGATCCGAAGCGTTACACCGTCGATCATAGCAATCGTATGCATGCATTATTGGCTGAGGCGTACAGTGAGGATGCACTGTTCCAGTGTGCTGGTGCGGTGGCTATCTTTGACCTGCAGCATTTGCAGCTAGCCCATCACAGCATAGTGTCGCTGAGCGTGTTACGGCAGGTGGCGCACTATGTTAACAACGCCGTACCGTTACGCTGTCAAGTGATCTACGCTGTTAACGTACCGACTGGTGCACTGTGGATTGTAAATGGTTTGTTGGGATTTTTGAACGAAAAGATCCGCAACCGTTGCAGT TTGTTTCGTAATTATGATGAACTAGCGGAAAAGATTGATCGAAACTTGCTGCCAAAGGAATACGGTGGTAAGGAACCGATAAGCGAGCATATTCGGGTATTTCGCGAGCAGTGTGAGCGTTACCGGGAGCGCATGTTAACGTTAGACGAAATGGAGATCGACCTTGATCATGATGAACCTTACTCACGGCACGCTATGTTGGATGATATCGAGGGTGGAGCAGTTGGAAGCTTCCGTAAGCTGGAGCTCGATTAA